The Rhea pennata isolate bPtePen1 chromosome Z, bPtePen1.pri, whole genome shotgun sequence genome includes a region encoding these proteins:
- the DHX29 gene encoding ATP-dependent RNA helicase DHX29 isoform X1 — translation MGGRNKKHRGGGGGGGSAAHAASVAASATAAARARAAAAAEASAAAEAAGSRAAPRPPPASREPRAKQGPKTYSFSSTTDSSAAAANLDKSVLKVMINSNLEKRIIGVINEHKKQNDDRGMISKRLTAKKLQDVYMALQRFSFKTEHIEEAMKNTILYGGDLHSALDWLCLNLPDDVLPEGFSQQFEEQQQKPRAKFSSPAPQHQPPPCLVDNKKKENGPETKEKNVGKEKEVSMKEWILRYAEQQTDEEKNESMKETDEEKFDPNERYLHLAAKLSEAKEQASLSKQDKDKQGQKVAQEKIRRIQQEMATLEEHPVFNPAIKISNQQQSEKKKAPLPQETTLNLSLLEKPEGAAKEEKVKKKEPLDIRNFDYSARSWTGKSPKQFLIDWCRKNFPKSPNPAFEKVAVGRYWKCRVRVTKSSDDIMAVCPTIVTEDGMQAQHLGATLALYHLAKGQSVHQLLPPTYRDVWLEWSDIEKKKEEENKIETNKPRDNFIAKLLNKLKQQQQLQSENQPKVSEVPEDSWENLVSDEDFSNLSLETADTHDLEPSRILFKKLQSSSRYQRLLKERQELPVFKHRHLIVETLKKHRVVVVAGETGSGKSTQVPHFLLEDLLLDEGSRKCNIVCTQPRRISAVSLATRVCEELGCESGPGGKNSLCGYQIRMESRTGEATRLLYCTTGVLLRKLQEDGLLSSISHVIVDEVHERSVQSDFLLVILREILHKRSDLHLILMSATVDSEKFSSYFSHCPILRISGRSYPVEIFHVEDVIEATGYVLERDSEYCQKFLEEEEEITINVTSKGGGTSKYQEYVPIQSGSGIDLAPYYEKYSSRTQQAIFYMNPYKINLELILELLAYLDRSPQFKNVEGAVLIFLPGLAHIQQLYDLISTDRRFNLCDRHRLIALHSVLSTQDQAVAFTIPPLGIRKIVLATNIAETGITIPDVVFVIDTGRTKENRYHESSQMSSLEETFVSKASALQRQGRAGRVRDGFCFRMYTRERFGSFMEYSVPEILRVPLEELCLHIMKCNLGSPEDFLSKALDPPQLQVISNAMNLLRKIGACQLNEPKLTPLGQHLAALPVNVKIGKMLIFGAIFGCLDPVATLAAVMTEKSPFTTPIGRKDEADLAKSSLAVAVSDHITIYNAYLGWKKARQEGGYRAEMTYCRRNFLNRTSLLTLEDVKQELIRVVRAAGFTAPTTQHGWDGNGPIQSPSLEEIALLKAVLTAGLYDNVGKIIYTKSVDITEKLACMVETAQGKAQVHPSSVNRDLQVYGWLLYQEKVRYAKVYLRETTLISPFPILLFGGDIEVQHRERLLSVDGWIHFQAPVKIAVIFKQLRVLIESVLKKKLENPKMSLEDDKILHIIKELIKTENGN, via the exons ATGGGCGGCCGCAACAAGAAGcaccggggcggcggcggcggcggcggcagcgcggcccaCGCCGCCTCTGTCGCTGCTagcgccaccgccgccgcgcgggctcgggccgccgccgccgccgaggccagcgccgccgcggaggcggcgggcagcagagcggcgccgcggccgccgccggcctccaGGGAGCCTCGCGCGAAGCAAG GTCCAAAAACTTACAGTTTTAGTTCCACAACGGAttccagtgctgctgctgcgaATTTAGATAAATCTGTTCTTAAG GTAATGATTAACAGTAATTTGGAGAAAAGGATTATTGGTGTAATCAATgagcataaaaaacaaaatgatgacaGAGGAATGATTTCCAAAAGACTTACTGCAAAGAAACTACAG GATGTATATATGGCTTTACAAAGATTCTCTTTTAAGACTGAGCACATTGaagaagcaatgaaaaatacaattttatatgGTGGTGATCTTCACTCTGCGCTTGACTGGCTTTGTTTAAACCTTCCCGATG atgtGTTGCCTGAAGGTTTCAGCCAGCAGTTTGAAGAACAACAACAGAAACCTagagcaaaattttcttctcctgcGCCACAACACCAACCTCCACCTTGCTTAGTagacaacaaaaagaaagaaaacggCCCTGAAACTAAG gaaaaaaatgtggggaaagagaaagaagtgagTATGAAGGAATGGATTTTGCGATATGCTGAGCAACAGActgatgaagagaaaaatgagtcTATGAAGGAGACGGATGAAGAAAAATTTGACCCA AATGAAAGGTATTTACATCTGGCTGCAAAActttcagaagcaaaagaacAAGCAAGCCTCTCCAAGCAAGACAAAGATAAGCAAGGCCAGAAGGTAGcacaagagaaaataagaagaatTCAGCAAG AAATGGCAACGCTTGAAGAACATCCTGTATTTAATCCAGCTATAAAGATTTCAAACCAAcagcaaagtgaaaagaaaaaagctcccTTACCTCAGGAAACCACTTTGAATCTGAGCTTGCTTGAAAAACCTGAGGGTgctgcaaaggaagagaaag tgaaaaagaaagaaccgCTAGACATAAGAAATTTTGATTATAGTGCTCGAAGCTGGACTGGTAAATCACCAAAACAATTTTTGATTGACTGGTGCAGAAAAAATTTTCCCAAGAGTCCAAATCCTGCTTTTGAAAAAGTTGCAGTTGGAAGATACTGGAAATGTAG GGTCAGGGTTACCAAATCATCTGATGATATAATGGCAGTGTGTCCTACAATTGTAACAGAAGATGGTATGCAAGCACAGCATCTGGGTGCTACTTTGGCACTCTATCACTTAGCCAAGGGACAG TCCGTCCATCAGTTGCTGCCTCCAACCTATCGAGATGTCTGGCTAGAATGGAGTgacattgaaaagaaaaaggaagaagaaaacaagatagAAACCAACAAACCTCGTGATAACTTTATTGCTAAGTTATTAAATAAACTCAAGcaacaacagcagctgcagtctGAAAACCAACCTAAAGTATCTGAGGTTCCTGAAGATTCTTGGGAAAACTTAGTTTCTGATGAGGACTTCAGCAATCTCTCCCTTGAGACTGCAGACACACATGATTTAGAACCTTCAAGGATTTTGTTCAAAAAGCTGCAAAGTTCCTCCAGATATCAGAGgcttctgaaagaaagacaGGAGTTACCTGTGTTTAAGCATAGACATTTGATAGTAGAAACTCTTAAAAAACATAGAGTAGTTGTTGTGGCTGGTGAAACAGGCAGTGGAAAAAGTACCCAGGTGCCCCACTTCTTGTTAGAAGACTTGTTATTAGATGAGGGATCAAGAAAATGTAATATTGTTTGTACGCAGCCCCGGAGAATCTCAGCAGTGAGTCTGGCAACCCGGGTTTGTGAAGAGCTAGGCTGTGAATCTGGACCTGGAGGAAAA AATTCCTTGTGCGGTTATCAAATACGTATGGAATCGAGAACAGGAGAAGCCACGCGATTACTGTACTGTACAACAGGTGTTCTGCTTCGGAAACTACAAGAAGATGGTCTTCTTTCAAGTATATCTCATGTTATTGTAGATGAG GTACATGAAAGAAGTGTCCAGTCTGATTTCTTGCTAGTTATTCTGAGGGAGATCTTGCATAAACGTTCAGACCTACATCTGATTTTAATGAGTGCTACTGTAGACAGTGAGAAATTTTCCAGCTATTTTTCTCACTGTCCCATTTTAAGGATCTCAGGGAGGAGTTACCCTGTTGAG ATTTTCCATGTTGAAGATGTAATTGAAGCAACTGGATATGTTCTGGAGAGAGACTCAGAATATTGTCAGAAGttcttggaggaggaggaagaaataacaataaatgtTACTAGCAAAGGAGGAGGCACTTCAAAGTACCAG gaatatGTCCCAATCCAGTCTGGATCTGGTATTGATTTGGCACCTTACTATGAGAAGTATAGCAGTCGAACACAGCAAGCAATCTTCTATATGAATCCTTACAAGATCAACCTTGAACTTATTTTGGAGTTGCTCGCATACTTAG ATAGAAGTCCCCAGTTCAAAAATGTTGAAGGTGCTGTGCTGATATTCTTACCAGGCCTTGCTCATATCCAGCAGCTTTATGATCTCATTTCAACTGACCGAAGATTTAACTTGTGTGACAG gcACAGGTTGATAGCTTTGCATTCTGTTCTTTCAACTCAAGATCAAGCAGTTGCATTTACAATACCTCCTCTTGGCATTAGAAAG ATTGTTTTGGCAACCAATATAGCAGAGACAGGCATTACAATACCGGATGTTGTCTTTGTAATTGATACTgggagaacaaaagaaaacag GTATCATGAAAGCAGTCAAATGAGTTCACTGGAGGAGACCTTTGTGAGTAAAGCTAGTGCCCTGCAGCGACAAGGAAGAGCTGGGCGTGTTAGGGATGGATTCTGCTTCCGAATGTACACAAGAGAAAG gTTTGGAAGTTTCATGGAATATTCCGTTCCAGAAATACTACGTGTGCCTTTGGAAGAATTATGCCTTCATATTATG AAATGCAACCTTGGTTCTCCTGAAGATTTCCTTTCCAAAGCATTAGACCCACCACAGCTGCAAGTAATCAGTAATGCAATGAACTTGTTAAGGAAGATTGGGGCTTGTCAATTAAATGAGCCCAAACTGACTCCACTGGGccagcaccttgcagccctTCCTGTCAATGTTAAAATTGGCAAAATGCTTATATTTGGTGCTATATTTGGCTGCTTGGATCCTGTG GCAACTTTGGCTGCTGTTATGACAGAAAAATCCCCATTTACTACACCAATTGGTCGAAAAGATGAAGCAGATCTTGCAAAATCATCTCTAGCAGTGGCAGTTTCAGACCATATAACGATCTACAATGCCTATCTTGG GTGGAAAAAGGCTCGACAAGAAGGAGGATATCGTGCTGAAATGACTTATTGCAGAAGAAATTTCCTTAATAGGACTTCACTGTTAACTCTGGAG GATGTGAAGCAAGAACTCATACGGGTGGTCAGAGCAGCAGGCTTCACAGCACCAACAACTCAACATGGATGGGATGGAAATGGACCTATACAATCCCCTTCTCTTGAAGAAATAGCTCTTCTTAAAGCGGTGTTGACTGCAGGGCTGTATGACAatgtaggaaaaataatatacacAAAGTCCGTGGATATCACAGAGAAGCTGGCGTGCATGGTAGAAACCGCTCAGGGTAAAGCGCAAGTGCATCCCTCCTCTGTAAATCGAGACTTACAGGTATATGGATGGCTGCTTTACCAGGAGAAG GTGAGGTATGCTAAGGTGTACTTGAGAGAGACTACTTTAATTTCCCCCTTTcccattttgctttttggtgGGGATATAGAAGTCCAGCATCGAGAGCGTCTCCTATCTGTGGATGGTTGGATCCATTTTCAG GCTCCTGTGAAGATTGCAGTAATTTTCAAACAACTCAGAGTTCTCATTGAGTCTGTTCTAAAGAAGAAGCTTGAAAATCCTAAAATGTCTCTCGAAG atGACAAGATTTTACACATCATCAAAGAATTGATAAAAACAGAGAATGGtaactga
- the DHX29 gene encoding ATP-dependent RNA helicase DHX29 isoform X2, with protein sequence MINSNLEKRIIGVINEHKKQNDDRGMISKRLTAKKLQDVYMALQRFSFKTEHIEEAMKNTILYGGDLHSALDWLCLNLPDDVLPEGFSQQFEEQQQKPRAKFSSPAPQHQPPPCLVDNKKKENGPETKEKNVGKEKEVSMKEWILRYAEQQTDEEKNESMKETDEEKFDPNERYLHLAAKLSEAKEQASLSKQDKDKQGQKVAQEKIRRIQQEMATLEEHPVFNPAIKISNQQQSEKKKAPLPQETTLNLSLLEKPEGAAKEEKVKKKEPLDIRNFDYSARSWTGKSPKQFLIDWCRKNFPKSPNPAFEKVAVGRYWKCRVRVTKSSDDIMAVCPTIVTEDGMQAQHLGATLALYHLAKGQSVHQLLPPTYRDVWLEWSDIEKKKEEENKIETNKPRDNFIAKLLNKLKQQQQLQSENQPKVSEVPEDSWENLVSDEDFSNLSLETADTHDLEPSRILFKKLQSSSRYQRLLKERQELPVFKHRHLIVETLKKHRVVVVAGETGSGKSTQVPHFLLEDLLLDEGSRKCNIVCTQPRRISAVSLATRVCEELGCESGPGGKNSLCGYQIRMESRTGEATRLLYCTTGVLLRKLQEDGLLSSISHVIVDEVHERSVQSDFLLVILREILHKRSDLHLILMSATVDSEKFSSYFSHCPILRISGRSYPVEIFHVEDVIEATGYVLERDSEYCQKFLEEEEEITINVTSKGGGTSKYQEYVPIQSGSGIDLAPYYEKYSSRTQQAIFYMNPYKINLELILELLAYLDRSPQFKNVEGAVLIFLPGLAHIQQLYDLISTDRRFNLCDRHRLIALHSVLSTQDQAVAFTIPPLGIRKIVLATNIAETGITIPDVVFVIDTGRTKENRYHESSQMSSLEETFVSKASALQRQGRAGRVRDGFCFRMYTRERFGSFMEYSVPEILRVPLEELCLHIMKCNLGSPEDFLSKALDPPQLQVISNAMNLLRKIGACQLNEPKLTPLGQHLAALPVNVKIGKMLIFGAIFGCLDPVATLAAVMTEKSPFTTPIGRKDEADLAKSSLAVAVSDHITIYNAYLGWKKARQEGGYRAEMTYCRRNFLNRTSLLTLEDVKQELIRVVRAAGFTAPTTQHGWDGNGPIQSPSLEEIALLKAVLTAGLYDNVGKIIYTKSVDITEKLACMVETAQGKAQVHPSSVNRDLQVYGWLLYQEKVRYAKVYLRETTLISPFPILLFGGDIEVQHRERLLSVDGWIHFQAPVKIAVIFKQLRVLIESVLKKKLENPKMSLEDDKILHIIKELIKTENGN encoded by the exons ATGATTAACAGTAATTTGGAGAAAAGGATTATTGGTGTAATCAATgagcataaaaaacaaaatgatgacaGAGGAATGATTTCCAAAAGACTTACTGCAAAGAAACTACAG GATGTATATATGGCTTTACAAAGATTCTCTTTTAAGACTGAGCACATTGaagaagcaatgaaaaatacaattttatatgGTGGTGATCTTCACTCTGCGCTTGACTGGCTTTGTTTAAACCTTCCCGATG atgtGTTGCCTGAAGGTTTCAGCCAGCAGTTTGAAGAACAACAACAGAAACCTagagcaaaattttcttctcctgcGCCACAACACCAACCTCCACCTTGCTTAGTagacaacaaaaagaaagaaaacggCCCTGAAACTAAG gaaaaaaatgtggggaaagagaaagaagtgagTATGAAGGAATGGATTTTGCGATATGCTGAGCAACAGActgatgaagagaaaaatgagtcTATGAAGGAGACGGATGAAGAAAAATTTGACCCA AATGAAAGGTATTTACATCTGGCTGCAAAActttcagaagcaaaagaacAAGCAAGCCTCTCCAAGCAAGACAAAGATAAGCAAGGCCAGAAGGTAGcacaagagaaaataagaagaatTCAGCAAG AAATGGCAACGCTTGAAGAACATCCTGTATTTAATCCAGCTATAAAGATTTCAAACCAAcagcaaagtgaaaagaaaaaagctcccTTACCTCAGGAAACCACTTTGAATCTGAGCTTGCTTGAAAAACCTGAGGGTgctgcaaaggaagagaaag tgaaaaagaaagaaccgCTAGACATAAGAAATTTTGATTATAGTGCTCGAAGCTGGACTGGTAAATCACCAAAACAATTTTTGATTGACTGGTGCAGAAAAAATTTTCCCAAGAGTCCAAATCCTGCTTTTGAAAAAGTTGCAGTTGGAAGATACTGGAAATGTAG GGTCAGGGTTACCAAATCATCTGATGATATAATGGCAGTGTGTCCTACAATTGTAACAGAAGATGGTATGCAAGCACAGCATCTGGGTGCTACTTTGGCACTCTATCACTTAGCCAAGGGACAG TCCGTCCATCAGTTGCTGCCTCCAACCTATCGAGATGTCTGGCTAGAATGGAGTgacattgaaaagaaaaaggaagaagaaaacaagatagAAACCAACAAACCTCGTGATAACTTTATTGCTAAGTTATTAAATAAACTCAAGcaacaacagcagctgcagtctGAAAACCAACCTAAAGTATCTGAGGTTCCTGAAGATTCTTGGGAAAACTTAGTTTCTGATGAGGACTTCAGCAATCTCTCCCTTGAGACTGCAGACACACATGATTTAGAACCTTCAAGGATTTTGTTCAAAAAGCTGCAAAGTTCCTCCAGATATCAGAGgcttctgaaagaaagacaGGAGTTACCTGTGTTTAAGCATAGACATTTGATAGTAGAAACTCTTAAAAAACATAGAGTAGTTGTTGTGGCTGGTGAAACAGGCAGTGGAAAAAGTACCCAGGTGCCCCACTTCTTGTTAGAAGACTTGTTATTAGATGAGGGATCAAGAAAATGTAATATTGTTTGTACGCAGCCCCGGAGAATCTCAGCAGTGAGTCTGGCAACCCGGGTTTGTGAAGAGCTAGGCTGTGAATCTGGACCTGGAGGAAAA AATTCCTTGTGCGGTTATCAAATACGTATGGAATCGAGAACAGGAGAAGCCACGCGATTACTGTACTGTACAACAGGTGTTCTGCTTCGGAAACTACAAGAAGATGGTCTTCTTTCAAGTATATCTCATGTTATTGTAGATGAG GTACATGAAAGAAGTGTCCAGTCTGATTTCTTGCTAGTTATTCTGAGGGAGATCTTGCATAAACGTTCAGACCTACATCTGATTTTAATGAGTGCTACTGTAGACAGTGAGAAATTTTCCAGCTATTTTTCTCACTGTCCCATTTTAAGGATCTCAGGGAGGAGTTACCCTGTTGAG ATTTTCCATGTTGAAGATGTAATTGAAGCAACTGGATATGTTCTGGAGAGAGACTCAGAATATTGTCAGAAGttcttggaggaggaggaagaaataacaataaatgtTACTAGCAAAGGAGGAGGCACTTCAAAGTACCAG gaatatGTCCCAATCCAGTCTGGATCTGGTATTGATTTGGCACCTTACTATGAGAAGTATAGCAGTCGAACACAGCAAGCAATCTTCTATATGAATCCTTACAAGATCAACCTTGAACTTATTTTGGAGTTGCTCGCATACTTAG ATAGAAGTCCCCAGTTCAAAAATGTTGAAGGTGCTGTGCTGATATTCTTACCAGGCCTTGCTCATATCCAGCAGCTTTATGATCTCATTTCAACTGACCGAAGATTTAACTTGTGTGACAG gcACAGGTTGATAGCTTTGCATTCTGTTCTTTCAACTCAAGATCAAGCAGTTGCATTTACAATACCTCCTCTTGGCATTAGAAAG ATTGTTTTGGCAACCAATATAGCAGAGACAGGCATTACAATACCGGATGTTGTCTTTGTAATTGATACTgggagaacaaaagaaaacag GTATCATGAAAGCAGTCAAATGAGTTCACTGGAGGAGACCTTTGTGAGTAAAGCTAGTGCCCTGCAGCGACAAGGAAGAGCTGGGCGTGTTAGGGATGGATTCTGCTTCCGAATGTACACAAGAGAAAG gTTTGGAAGTTTCATGGAATATTCCGTTCCAGAAATACTACGTGTGCCTTTGGAAGAATTATGCCTTCATATTATG AAATGCAACCTTGGTTCTCCTGAAGATTTCCTTTCCAAAGCATTAGACCCACCACAGCTGCAAGTAATCAGTAATGCAATGAACTTGTTAAGGAAGATTGGGGCTTGTCAATTAAATGAGCCCAAACTGACTCCACTGGGccagcaccttgcagccctTCCTGTCAATGTTAAAATTGGCAAAATGCTTATATTTGGTGCTATATTTGGCTGCTTGGATCCTGTG GCAACTTTGGCTGCTGTTATGACAGAAAAATCCCCATTTACTACACCAATTGGTCGAAAAGATGAAGCAGATCTTGCAAAATCATCTCTAGCAGTGGCAGTTTCAGACCATATAACGATCTACAATGCCTATCTTGG GTGGAAAAAGGCTCGACAAGAAGGAGGATATCGTGCTGAAATGACTTATTGCAGAAGAAATTTCCTTAATAGGACTTCACTGTTAACTCTGGAG GATGTGAAGCAAGAACTCATACGGGTGGTCAGAGCAGCAGGCTTCACAGCACCAACAACTCAACATGGATGGGATGGAAATGGACCTATACAATCCCCTTCTCTTGAAGAAATAGCTCTTCTTAAAGCGGTGTTGACTGCAGGGCTGTATGACAatgtaggaaaaataatatacacAAAGTCCGTGGATATCACAGAGAAGCTGGCGTGCATGGTAGAAACCGCTCAGGGTAAAGCGCAAGTGCATCCCTCCTCTGTAAATCGAGACTTACAGGTATATGGATGGCTGCTTTACCAGGAGAAG GTGAGGTATGCTAAGGTGTACTTGAGAGAGACTACTTTAATTTCCCCCTTTcccattttgctttttggtgGGGATATAGAAGTCCAGCATCGAGAGCGTCTCCTATCTGTGGATGGTTGGATCCATTTTCAG GCTCCTGTGAAGATTGCAGTAATTTTCAAACAACTCAGAGTTCTCATTGAGTCTGTTCTAAAGAAGAAGCTTGAAAATCCTAAAATGTCTCTCGAAG atGACAAGATTTTACACATCATCAAAGAATTGATAAAAACAGAGAATGGtaactga
- the CCNO gene encoding cyclin-O, giving the protein AAADTDADAGVDGPLDLQAFRDYGESWYRSRKGLESRFQPREPLARQPQVTAEARCRLVSWLIPVRRHFGLSFETLCLAVNILDRFLATTPVAADCFQLLGVTALLLACKQVEVHPPRVTELLALCCDAFSRQQLCNLECIVLQRLQFSLAAPTISFFLEHFTQVRIAARGADAAEARDARSLARGVAELSLADYAFTRYAPSLLALCALGLADRLLQHRAPLDLRLGGYPEALLRGCMRELRLLVSLNARCLPAAATQPP; this is encoded by the exons gcggcggcggacACGGACGCGGACGCGGGCGTGGACGGCCCGCTGGATCTGCAGGCCTTCCGCGACTACGGGGAGAGCTGGTACCGCTCCCGCAAGGGGCTGGAGAGCCGCTTCCAGCCGCGGGAGCCGCTGGCCCGGCAGCCGCAG GTGACGGCGGAGGCGCGCTGCAGGCTCGTCAGCTGGCTCATCCCCGTGCGCCGGCACTTCGGGCTCTCCTTCGAGACCCTCTGCCTCGCCGTCAACATCCTCGACCGCTTCCTCGCCACCACCCCCGTGGCCGCCGACTGCTTCCAGCTCCTGGGGGTGACGGCGCTCCTCCTCGCCTGCAAGCAG GTGGAGGTGCACCCGCCGCGCGTGACGGAGCTCCTGGCCCTCTGCTGCGACGCCTTCAGCcgccagcagctctgcaaccTCGAGTGCATCGTGCTGCAGCGGCTGCAGTTCAGCCTGGCGGCGCCCACCATCAGCTTCTTCCTGGAGCACTTCACGCAGGTGCGGATcgccgcgcgcggcgcggaCGCGGCGGAGGCGCGCGACGCCCGCAGCCTGGCGCGGGGCGTCGCCGAGCTCAGCCTGGCCGACTACGCCTTCACCCGGTACGCGCCGTCCCTGCTGGCGCTCTGCGCCCTGGGGCTGGCCGACCGGCTGCTGCAGCACCGCGCCCCGCTGGACCTGCGCCTCGGCGGCTACCCGGAGGCGCTGCTGCGCGGCTGCATGCGCGAGCTGCGGCTCCTGGTGTCGCTGAACgcgcgctgcctgcccgcggcggct